The proteins below are encoded in one region of Pseudomonas putida NBRC 14164:
- the proP gene encoding glycine betaine/L-proline transporter ProP has protein sequence MKPRKKKVQPIGLKDITIVDDAKMKKAITAAALGNAMEWFDFGVYGFVAYALGKVFFPNADPSVQMIAALATFSVPFLIRPLGGLFFGALGDKFGRQKILAATIVIMSLSTFAIGLIPSYASIGIWAPILLLLAKMAQGFSVGGEYTGASIFVAEYAPDRKRGFLGSWLDFGSIAGFVLGAGVVVLISTILGEEKFLEWGWRLPFFLALPLGIIGLYLRHALEETPAFQQHVDKLEQGDREGLASGPKVSFKEVATQHWRSLVTCIGVVIATNVTYYMLLTYMPSYLSHNLHYSEDHGVLIIIAIMVGMLFVQPVIGLLSDKFGRRPFIILGSVGLFALAIPAFMLINSGVLGVIFAGLLIIAVLLNFFIGVMASTLPAMFPTHIRYSALAAAFNISVLIAGLTPTLTAWLVESTGDLYMPAYYLMVIAAIGLLTGLTMKETANKPLRGAAPAASDIEEARELLQEHHDNIEQKIEDIDAQIAELEAKRETLAQQHPRID, from the coding sequence ATGAAACCTCGCAAGAAAAAAGTCCAGCCAATCGGCCTGAAGGACATCACCATTGTCGACGACGCCAAGATGAAAAAGGCGATCACCGCCGCCGCTCTGGGCAATGCCATGGAGTGGTTCGACTTTGGCGTCTACGGCTTCGTGGCTTATGCCCTGGGGAAGGTGTTTTTCCCCAACGCCGACCCCAGCGTGCAGATGATTGCGGCGCTGGCCACGTTCTCGGTGCCGTTCCTGATCCGGCCATTGGGCGGTTTGTTCTTCGGCGCCTTGGGCGACAAGTTCGGGCGGCAGAAAATCCTCGCGGCGACCATCGTCATCATGTCGCTCAGCACCTTCGCCATCGGCCTGATTCCGTCCTATGCCAGCATCGGCATCTGGGCACCGATCCTGTTGTTGCTGGCCAAGATGGCCCAGGGCTTTTCGGTGGGCGGCGAGTACACCGGCGCGTCGATCTTTGTGGCCGAATACGCCCCCGACCGCAAACGCGGTTTTCTCGGTAGCTGGCTGGACTTCGGCTCGATTGCCGGCTTTGTCCTGGGCGCGGGCGTGGTGGTGCTGATTTCAACCATTCTGGGCGAAGAAAAGTTCCTTGAATGGGGTTGGCGCCTGCCGTTCTTCCTGGCCCTGCCGTTGGGCATCATCGGCCTTTACCTGCGCCATGCGCTGGAAGAAACACCTGCGTTCCAGCAGCATGTCGACAAGCTGGAGCAGGGCGACCGCGAAGGCCTGGCCTCCGGGCCCAAGGTGTCGTTCAAGGAAGTGGCCACACAGCACTGGCGCAGCCTGGTGACCTGCATCGGCGTGGTGATTGCCACCAACGTCACCTACTACATGCTGCTCACCTACATGCCCAGCTACCTGTCGCACAACCTGCATTACAGCGAAGACCATGGCGTGCTGATCATCATTGCGATCATGGTCGGCATGCTGTTCGTGCAGCCGGTGATCGGCCTGCTCAGCGACAAGTTCGGCCGCCGGCCGTTCATCATCCTCGGGAGTGTCGGCCTGTTCGCCCTGGCCATTCCAGCGTTCATGCTGATCAACAGCGGCGTGCTGGGGGTGATTTTTGCCGGGCTGCTGATCATTGCCGTGCTGCTGAACTTCTTCATCGGTGTGATGGCCTCGACGCTGCCGGCGATGTTCCCTACGCACATCCGCTACAGCGCCTTGGCAGCCGCTTTCAACATTTCGGTGTTGATCGCCGGGCTTACCCCGACCCTCACTGCCTGGCTGGTGGAGAGCACGGGCGACCTGTACATGCCGGCCTACTACCTGATGGTGATCGCCGCTATTGGCCTGCTGACCGGGCTGACCATGAAGGAAACTGCCAACAAGCCGCTGCGCGGCGCGGCACCGGCGGCGTCGGACATCGAAGAAGCGCGTGAGCTGTTGCAGGAGCACCACGACAACATCGAGCAGAAGATCGAGGACATCGATGCGCAGATTGCCGAGCTGGAAGCCAAGCGCGAGACGCTGGCACAGCAGCACCCGCGCATTGATTGA
- the treS gene encoding maltose alpha-D-glucosyltransferase produces the protein MTQPDPSYVKWLEDRAMLKASQERASLYSGQSRLWQQPYAEAQPRRATEIASVWLTVYPDAIIAPQDCSVLGALAHEALWKRLSEIGVQGLHTGPIKLSGGIRGRELTPSVDGNFDRISFDIDPLYGSEQELVQMSRMAAAHNAVTIDDLIPSHTGKGADFRLAEMAHGPYPGLYHMVEIREEDWPLLPEVPNGRDSVNLLPAQCDELKARHYIVGQLQRVIFFEPGVKETDWSVTPPITGVDGKTRRWVYLHYFKDGQPSLNWLDPTFAAQQMIIGDALHALDCLGARGLRLDANGFLGVETRASGTAWSESHPLSIVGNQLIGGMIRKAGGFSFQELNLTLDDIAQMSKGGADLSYDFITRPAYQHALLTGDTEFLRLMLKEMHAFGIDPASLIHALQNHDELTVELVHFWTLHAHDMYLYKGQTLPGSILREHVREEIYERLSGEHAPYNLRFVTNGIACTTASLIAAALGIRDLEQIGAAEIELIQKVHLLLVMYNAMQPGVVALSGWDLVGALPLPAEAVAQRMLDGDTRWIHRGGYDLAGLAPQAEESVRGMPRARALYGSLDSQLDRGDSFACKVKKLLAVRQAYGIATSRQVLVPEVSSPGLLVMVHELPAGRGIQISALNFGQEVIAEQLQLTGFTPGPVVDMINETVEGDLTEDGRLLVNLDPYEALCLRIVNSSGHV, from the coding sequence ATGACCCAGCCCGACCCGTCATACGTCAAATGGCTCGAAGACCGCGCCATGCTCAAGGCTTCCCAAGAGCGGGCCAGCCTGTATTCAGGGCAGTCACGCCTGTGGCAACAGCCCTACGCCGAAGCCCAGCCCCGCCGCGCCACTGAAATCGCCTCGGTCTGGTTGACCGTCTACCCCGACGCCATCATCGCCCCGCAAGACTGCTCCGTGCTCGGCGCGCTGGCCCACGAAGCGCTGTGGAAGCGCCTGTCGGAGATCGGCGTTCAAGGCCTGCACACTGGCCCGATCAAGTTGTCCGGCGGCATCCGTGGCCGCGAACTCACCCCCAGCGTGGACGGTAACTTCGACCGCATCAGCTTCGATATCGACCCGCTGTACGGCAGCGAGCAGGAACTGGTGCAGATGAGCCGCATGGCCGCCGCGCACAATGCCGTGACCATCGACGACCTGATCCCCTCGCACACCGGCAAAGGTGCCGACTTCCGCCTGGCCGAGATGGCCCACGGGCCTTACCCGGGGCTGTACCACATGGTCGAAATCCGCGAAGAAGACTGGCCACTACTGCCAGAGGTGCCCAACGGCCGCGATTCGGTCAACCTGCTGCCGGCCCAGTGCGACGAGCTCAAGGCCCGCCATTACATCGTCGGCCAGTTGCAACGGGTGATCTTCTTCGAGCCCGGAGTGAAAGAAACCGACTGGAGCGTCACGCCGCCCATCACCGGTGTCGATGGCAAAACCCGTCGTTGGGTCTACCTGCACTACTTCAAGGACGGCCAACCCTCGCTGAACTGGCTGGACCCGACCTTCGCGGCCCAGCAGATGATCATTGGTGATGCCCTGCACGCCCTGGACTGCCTGGGCGCGCGCGGCCTGCGCCTGGACGCCAACGGTTTTCTGGGCGTGGAAACGCGGGCCAGCGGCACCGCCTGGTCGGAAAGCCACCCCCTGTCGATCGTCGGCAACCAGTTGATCGGCGGCATGATCCGCAAGGCGGGCGGCTTCAGCTTCCAGGAACTGAACCTGACCCTGGACGACATCGCGCAGATGTCCAAGGGCGGGGCCGACCTGTCCTACGACTTCATCACCCGCCCGGCCTATCAGCATGCGCTGCTGACCGGTGACACTGAGTTCCTGCGCCTGATGCTCAAGGAAATGCACGCCTTCGGCATCGACCCGGCCTCGCTGATCCATGCCCTTCAGAACCACGACGAGCTGACCGTGGAACTGGTGCATTTCTGGACCCTGCACGCCCACGACATGTACCTGTACAAGGGCCAGACCTTGCCCGGCAGCATCCTGCGTGAGCATGTCCGCGAAGAGATCTACGAACGCCTCTCGGGCGAGCACGCCCCCTACAACCTGCGCTTCGTGACCAATGGCATCGCCTGCACCACGGCCAGCCTGATCGCCGCAGCACTGGGCATCCGCGACCTTGAGCAAATCGGTGCAGCCGAAATCGAGCTGATCCAGAAAGTGCACCTGCTGCTGGTCATGTACAACGCCATGCAGCCCGGGGTGGTCGCGCTGTCCGGCTGGGACTTGGTCGGCGCCCTGCCCTTGCCCGCCGAGGCGGTCGCGCAACGAATGCTGGATGGCGATACCCGCTGGATTCACCGAGGCGGTTACGATTTGGCCGGGCTCGCCCCACAGGCCGAGGAATCAGTGCGCGGAATGCCGCGGGCCCGGGCATTGTATGGCAGCCTCGACAGCCAGCTGGACCGTGGTGATTCGTTTGCCTGCAAGGTGAAAAAACTGCTGGCAGTGCGACAGGCCTATGGCATCGCCACCAGCCGCCAGGTGCTGGTACCTGAAGTCAGCAGCCCAGGGTTGCTGGTGATGGTGCATGAACTGCCAGCCGGGCGCGGTATCCAGATCAGTGCACTGAATTTTGGCCAGGAAGTAATTGCCGAGCAATTGCAGTTGACCGGGTTCACGCCGGGGCCGGTAGTGGACATGATCAACGAAACGGTCGAAGGGGACCTGACCGAGGATGGGCGACTGCTGGTGAACCTGGACCCGTACGAGGCACTGTGCCTGCGAATCGTCAACAGCAGTGGACATGTGTAA
- a CDS encoding YoaK family protein: protein MLPNALPARTARRLRVQVLRGRVGLGLVAGLSVLAGMTDAIGLLALGDFVSFMSGNTTRLAVAISEADLALVLRLSGAILGFVAGNALGVMLARGLRRRAWPVLLMVAVLLAFAAAWPLAATFPALLAATLAMGMINAVVEQVNGLPIGLTYVTGALSRFGRGLGRWLMGERRNGWRVQLVPWAGMLLGAALGAWLQQRLGLQALAGSCALACVLALVSRFIPRGWQRGYMPR, encoded by the coding sequence ATGCTGCCTAACGCCCTCCCCGCGCGCACGGCCAGGCGGCTTCGCGTGCAAGTGTTGCGTGGCCGTGTCGGCCTTGGCCTGGTCGCTGGTTTGTCGGTGCTGGCCGGCATGACCGATGCCATCGGCCTGCTGGCGCTGGGGGACTTCGTGTCGTTCATGAGTGGCAATACAACACGCCTGGCAGTGGCCATCAGTGAGGCAGACCTTGCCTTGGTGCTGCGCCTGAGTGGCGCGATACTGGGTTTTGTCGCTGGCAATGCGCTGGGCGTGATGCTGGCGCGTGGTTTGCGCCGCCGGGCCTGGCCCGTGTTGCTGATGGTTGCGGTACTGCTGGCGTTCGCAGCGGCGTGGCCGTTGGCGGCCACCTTCCCGGCATTGTTGGCCGCCACACTGGCCATGGGCATGATCAATGCCGTGGTTGAACAGGTGAACGGCCTGCCCATCGGCCTGACTTACGTCACCGGCGCCCTGTCCCGCTTCGGCCGTGGCCTGGGGCGTTGGCTGATGGGCGAGCGGCGCAACGGCTGGCGGGTGCAGCTAGTGCCCTGGGCCGGCATGCTGCTAGGCGCCGCGTTGGGCGCCTGGCTGCAACAGCGCCTGGGCCTGCAGGCACTGGCTGGCAGCTGCGCGCTGGCCTGTGTGCTGGCCCTGGTGTCGCGGTTCATCCCGCGCGGCTGGCAGCGTGGCTACATGCCGCGCTGA
- a CDS encoding riboflavin synthase: protein MYTGIVQAVRPLLDVTTYPGHNQFTIDLTPELLEELKIGASVSVEGTCLSVTEIAGTQVRFDAMTATLERTNLRFFKAGQGVNIERSAKMNAEVGGHLMAGHIATTAEIVELSIKETGAFIKFRMPPEWGKYVFPRGFIGVNGCSLTVADVDDNVITINLIPETLRQTTFASYKAGDQLNIEVDHQTMVLVDVVERTIKGTLAREKLLR, encoded by the coding sequence ATGTACACCGGCATCGTCCAGGCCGTTCGCCCTCTGCTTGATGTGACCACCTACCCGGGCCACAACCAGTTCACCATCGACCTCACACCGGAGCTGCTCGAGGAGCTGAAGATCGGTGCCAGCGTCAGTGTCGAAGGCACCTGCCTGTCGGTCACTGAAATCGCCGGCACCCAAGTCAGGTTCGACGCCATGACCGCCACGCTCGAACGCACCAACCTACGCTTCTTCAAGGCGGGCCAGGGGGTCAACATTGAACGTTCGGCGAAAATGAACGCCGAAGTCGGTGGCCACCTGATGGCCGGCCATATCGCCACCACCGCCGAAATCGTCGAACTGTCGATCAAGGAAACCGGCGCCTTCATCAAGTTCCGCATGCCCCCGGAATGGGGCAAGTACGTGTTCCCACGCGGTTTCATCGGGGTCAATGGTTGCAGCCTGACCGTCGCCGATGTCGACGACAACGTCATCACCATCAACCTGATCCCGGAAACCCTGCGCCAGACCACTTTTGCCAGCTACAAGGCCGGCGATCAGCTCAATATCGAGGTCGATCACCAGACCATGGTGCTGGTCGATGTGGTGGAGCGCACCATCAAAGGCACCCTGGCCCGCGAAAAACTGCTGCGCTGA